TTGTCTCTAGAttagttaaaataaattgaaaataaactgatttgAACACGTTTGATGCATTATACAAAAAAAGGTTCATGATATAGTTCACATGATCTAAGCAAGAGTGACTCGGAATCTCAAATGTTAAAGTACACTTACTGATTGTACTTTTACTACATGAGCTAATGTAGATGCTCTAAAAGCACGCTGGCTGAAAAAGAACCACACGTTTGGAGAAACTGTGCTGTAACTTCTCATACTGTGAAGTTTTCTGACAAAAGTGAATTGAAAACTTATGCTGTACAGTTTACTAAGGGGTCCTTTGCTGGGCCATGAGCAATTACACAAAAGAACAAGTTAAATTTCACCATAACACTGACTGGAGAAAAGCCAAATTGGGATTCTAATTGACATTACAACTGAAATCAGTGCTGTGATAGTTAGTTTAAGATCACAACCTGATTTAAAACACAGTCTAACATCAACATTCTTGCCCCTGAAAATAGGTCAGGGTGGCcgaaaaatgtactttaaaaatgagattttctttttgtttcattggaacagtaaagtaccattacaaagaaatgagtacACCTTTGTAGATATCACTGATAtggagtttttcatgttttacatacAGACTTTCTCATTTAAACCATGGTGACTTAAAAGTTTAGCAGCAAGACACTTGTTTCCTTTGTtccatcaaacatttctttcagccaTCTGTGTTTATCAGAGCGATATGTGACTAATTTTTTATTGAATCACCAGAaagtacacaaatacaagattaaatattttatttatttatcaaagaTACATAATTACACATTGATACAATGAATAAGGTGTCTATAAAAATGgtgtaagaaaaacattataacatacAAATAAGTGTTTTAAGATAATCTGACATACTTTAAAAGCAtaagaataaaagttaaaaaaaaaaaaacatgttctttgatgatcacattacatgtatcacattttttaaagcataacgtagggtgttcacaaaaacagttttatgattactttttccacagtgcttgTATGCCTCTTGCAAAACTATGTACTTATCACCATATGACATAATAACTCACGATTATGCAAGACCAGCCATGAAATGTCCGTCGCTTCATTACAATCATTTGTCCCCGCTGCTGCCCTCAGACCCAGTCTGTGGggtaaaattgcttttttggtggttcataaaaaatatctcaaaaagcgATGTTAGTGAGGGGACCAGAAACACTGGGTTGCAGAGCAGTTGGTAAGGACTTGTATATTTCTGGAGAGTCTGCAAAAGCTGTCTTGCTCGTGCTCCTGATTGGATATGTGGAGCCCGGCTCTGATATCTCACTGGTGGCAGCTAAAGGTAGGCATGCCTTGGAGGCGGAGTTGGTCTCGGGCGCAATCTTTCAAACGAGCCTCACGGCATTTCAGGCAACCTCAGGCCGGAAACAACATCCGGTCACTCGCGGTCAAAATCCACGCAGAGCTGGTGTTTCGCAGGGATCAGGTTAACACATCTGGGTCAAGaccaataacaataacaagatGATATGAGATACCCGATGAGGCCATGATAGGTGATGTAGACATGTAATGTATAAACTTTTACCGGAGTTAAAAGTCgagcttatatatattttaaagtgtattgtacgtgggataggctccagcgcaccGCGCGAGCCtgagaaaaggataagtggaggcgaatggatggatggatggtgtatTGTACCTGTTACAAACcattgtgatatttatttatttttttaaatgaaaggattGACAGAatggtaaaaaggaaaatgcaaaaatgtagttAGAGAGGAAGATTAACACTTACCGAGTGATATGCACATAGGGCACGCGAAGGTAGTTGCTGTTGAAATCGGCCGCTCCCTATGCGAACTCGCAAGCAGTCTGAGCGGCGCCAGTTGTTGATACGTCTGAAGTCAGATGTCTTCTGGGGGTTCGAAGATAGTCTTAACCTCAGCGGGAGATCGTAAAATCAGACCTGGAGCGGATTGGCTAACCGGGGTGCGAAGGGAGCGGTGCAAGGGTTATGTGATTGGCAGCGGGGCGCAGTGAGGCGGAGTTGGTCTAAGGGGGGAATTTTCAAACGAGGTAAGCAGCGCATTCGGGAGCAGAGCGGGGAGcgaacaagcaggaaaaaattgTGCTCTGCAAGAAGTTGTGGATCGGAGATTAAGAGCGAGGTAGAACTTAGAGTGTGGGTTGAATTTTAGAGCTTGCTAGTAAGAGGGAAGtttttgaaggaaaaaagaataaGGATTTTCCCTGTTATCGAATATAAGGTTTTTGGGAATAGAGGGGTAGCTAACAAGTTATTCTAGGGGTTTTGGAGAAATCGCggagaaatttttaaaaggagttttggctttgtttggcTGAGCATGAAGGGAGCCGCGGGGCGCTGAATTTGAGAAAAAAGACTAAGgattttttcaggattttcccTGTTATGGAATATAAGgttttgggaatagaggggGTACCCTAAcaagttattgtagggttttggaGAAATAGCGGAGGGTTTTTTAAGGAGTTTTCCCTGCTTATGTATCTAAGGAGGGTTAGGGGATCGCGAGTTTTTTCTGAGTATGAGTTTTATTctaaatctacaaatgcatataaatctaaataaagttttcccccaaggcatgcagcatgtgtttgtggccatactgaacgttacaaaagcacaagtttaactaaacaattttaatatggtttaatacatttttaaacacatgagcaCGGAGCCCGAGAGAGCACGGTCCGGAGACACGGGCGCGCCCCCGCGCGCCCAGACACACAGCCTCGGGCGCGCGcgggcgcgcgcacacacactgacccgccaccagatggcgttttttgagcataaaaaaataaataaattttttaattgcttaaagaaataaaagaatgctAATTTGATATATAAGAAACTTTCTAAATaatcaattatatttttatgaatatcatatttttatgaatatcatatttttatgaatatcatatttttattatttaattacttcctacttccggacttccggagctaatttaattaggggctaatttaattaggggataatttaattacttcctactTCCGGACTTCCGGAGCTAATTTAATTAGGGGATAATTTAATTAGGGGTCATAAATCAATTAAGGGGGTCATAAATCACTCAGTTTGACATAAGGGGTATAATATCACTCTCTTACAAGTGTGGCCAGAAGGGTCTTCAGAGGCTTTACAGGACTGCTTTAACACCACAGACTGGAACATGTTTAAGCAGGCTGCCACCTACAACAACACCACTGACCTCCAGGAGTACGCAGACTGTTACAGCCTACATCAACAAGTGCATTGAGGATGTAACAGTCACGAAAACCATAACTGTCCGGGCCAATCAAAAACCATGGATGACAGGAGAGGTCTACAGGCTGCTGAAAGCTCGGAATGTTGCCTTCAGAGATGGAGACGAGGCAAGCCTGAGGACAGCTAGGGCCAACCTTTCCCGtggcatcagagaggctaagagaCAGTACTCCAGGAAAATATCCCATCacttcaaagacagcagagactcacggagcctgtggcggggcatTCAGACCATCACAGATTACAAGCCCCCACCACAGACTTGTGACAGTACTATCCCCCTGCtgaacgagctgaacactttctttgCTCGCTTTGAAGTCCAAAACAGCACCACTGCACAGAAGACCCCACCTCCTCCTGGTGACCAGGTGATGACTCTGTCCCCGGACAGCGTGAGGAGATCCCTCAGCAGGATCAATGCACGTAAAGCTCCGGGTCCTGACAACATTCCTGGTCGTGCACTGAGAGACTGTGCAGTGGAACTCactgatgtcttcacagacatcttcaacatatcactcatccaggctgtcgtccccacatgttttaaagccaccacaatcattccggtcccaaaaaagtcatctccctcctgctttaatgactaccgtcctgttgcacttactcccatcctgatgaagtgcttcgaacgactagtcatgcagcacatcaagactgtcctgcccccctccctggACCCCTTCCAGTTTGCGTATCGGCCCAATCGCTCAACCGATgatgccatctccactgcactccactcagcactcacacacctggacaaaaaagattcatatgttcgaatgctgttcatagacttcagttcagcattcaacactataatcccccaacagctcattcaaaaactggtccagctggggctcaacacctcactgtgcaactggctgttggatttcctcaccggaagacctcaagcagtacgggtcggcagtaatacatccagcaccatcattttaaacacgggggccccacagggatgtgtgctgagccccctcctcttcactctgctgacccatgactgcactccatcacacagctccaacctcttcatcaagtttgcggacgacacaacggtggtgggtctcattagcaacagggatgagaccaACTACAGAAATGAGGTGACGCGCCTGGCCACAtggtgtgctgacaacaatctctgaatgtggagaagacgaaggagattgttgtggacttcaggagaatgcacacccaacatgctcctctgaccattgacggagcgtctgtggagagagtgagcagcaccaagttcttgggtgtgcacatcacagaggatctctcctggacgtacaacaccacagcactggccaagaaatcacagcagcgtctcttctttctccgcaaactaagaagagcaggagctccagccccatcatgtacactttctacagaggcaccatcgagagcatcctgtcgagctgcatcactgtgtggtttggagcctgcaatgcgtcctgccatagaaccctccaacgcatagtgagagctgcagagaggatcattggtgtctctctcccctccctccaggacatttacagcacccgtctcactaaaaaagccctttgcatagcggctgatcccacgcacccaatgcaaagcttcttcaagctgctgccgtcagggaggagactgcggagtctccaggccaggaccagcagactgaaggacagcttcatccatcaggctgtcaggaagctaaactccctcccgattctgcccccctctcccctcttctccaccacggtctcactgaactctgtcacacacacacacacactcactctctgacgcactcactggcctgctccagtcactttgtggagcattggactgccattacctcataagactttgttgttacactatctcttaccgtacactactaaatctccatttgcactatttgcctattttgcACCACTATGCCTTCTtacttgaatattgtatattgtatattgcatagctttttttttgttatacgtaaaattgtattgtatttatttaaatttttactttttaattattttatttgcatttttctaatcactagggtttgagagtaacgcaatttctattctgtgtatgtcctgtacatgtggcagaattgacaaataaagttgacttgacttgacttgactcaAATCTGggggtgttacaatggaaacattaactcctgacctcttaactctgaactccgacaggggctatgacaccaacagagtaaattcacagactccgcctcCAGCACGGCTCCagtcgaagctgaagtgaagctgtttcagaacattttgctctacatatttgagttgtttgccatgcttggtaagtcattttttcaaagattgtttcaattattattatgagcttttacttctgtggctctttggagttgagacaaagctgtgtgaaaggcattagccgtGTTGCTCGccgatagcataatattctgttttagctagctgaaaggtattgtttgcgggaaaataccacagccttgaaaaaagcttgcatgtgaattttccaatccaatccaatccaattttatttataaagcactttaaaatacccagcacaggaacaaagtgctgtacagaaaataagttaaaacaatagaataacaaaaaacagcaaattaaataaataaaacacataagacataaaattaaaacagccctatgttaaagcaaaaacaagataaaacagcatcgaatcacctaaaaacaactaaaataaaaataaaaaaccaacaTCTCACGTGGTGTCAAAGGCCAAGGTAAAGAGGTGGGTTTTCaagagtgacttaaaaacagataaagaagTGGCCTGTCTAATCTCTAAAGGAAGCTCGTTCCACCGTTTTCAGTCAAacctttggtcaaatacacctaaaataatgtctagaatgtgaaatgttagtataatggtgctacttgaagtctgacaacgatcgcccataaaaaaaaacgagcaaacagcagtagcagacgtcctgactggattctacgttagcatttagatccctccagaattttgtgcacacggtttaggtaaaaatgaaaaaggttgaggttttacatttagttcagtattacctgttgcctgtgtccttgtcctttgggaaaatactttacacaagtaatggctcaaaaaggattcctttttttttttttttttttaactgtgctgcaattgtttactggattatttgtgccattaattagtgtcaactaatttttattcaatctccgcacaggatatgcttgtgaagatggaatatgggggagagcagaagtgcgttgaagttccacaaagggatgaatgaaggacatgcatattgtattgaagaaataagtgatgagaatgctgttatttgcatttaccagctcacctatgtcagaccttttgataaacacaattctaatgaaagtgagaacatgtacactgaacacagttcagaataaatgtttttcaaaaaccattgcgtctttttagtaaatgtttatttccaaaagaaatttctagaagttcagaacagtaaaattcccgctttttagaatgaattagaagataactcttacgtagttaaactaaaatactcttgagagttaatatataaactcttaacaccaagtgttaaattatcaactccagacagatttggtgtttaacactaaatcagagttaacgtaccaactctccaaaaagagttaaattaccactctctggtgtggactcatatagacactttaataatgttgaaatcaaatccgacagtgttaatttggacatgctggatttgctgtgtagagGGCCCGAGTCGCCCATCCAGCCTTAAGTGTCGTCTGCTAGAGGGCCCGAGttgcccgtccagcctcatccAAGTGAGAtgagagaaatgtttcattcatccaactgacaaaacatttctcccactgaaaacgcaacgtccagatgaacagaatcaacttttggagatttacttacctggacgattgagcatgcatgaagacgatattatattatattatattatattatattatattatattatattatattaactTGTGCCATCATCAATTTTATAACTTTTTTGCCCTTCAATCAACAGAGGTCAAATTcccaggtgtgtgtttgttgttgagcCAAAGGCAGCATTTAAGGGAAGGTGACGAGGGAGAACAGATACTGTTAGGGATCTAGATACAGCAGCTCTGTGCTCTGTACACTTACGTATTGTTACACAAAGAAGGTAGATGTGTTCTCTGATCATGGATAATGTGTCTATTGTaagaatttttattttgtcaggATTTAATGAGACAATGAATTACAGAGTACCACTCTTGTTAACCACCTTACTGTATTAttgtgtgattttatttatcaaTATTTCTCTTGTGCTGCTCATTGTCTTGGATGAAAGCCTCCATGAACCTATGTACATTTTACTGAGCAGCTTCTGCATAAATGCACTTTATGGGACCACAGGTTTCTACCCAAAATTCCTTTCAGATTTACTGTCGTCTTCTCACAGAATCTCCTATGAAGGGTGCCTTTTACAAGCTTTTATCATGTATTCATTTGCTTGCTGTGATTTGTCTATTTTAGCTGTCATGGCCTTTGACAGGTATCTGGCAATATGTCGACCTCTGCACTACCACTCTTTCATGACTAAGAGGAGGCTTTCACAGTTGGTGTGTTTCTCCTGGCTGAcacctttctgtgtttttgccaTCAATGTAGTGCTTACAGCAAGACTCAAGTTATGTGGTATAAAGATTCAGAGAGCCTTATGTCTAAACTGGTTAATTGTTCAACTTGCTTGTCCTGAAGCTGACACTTTTTCAAATAACATCAGTGCATATGTGATACTTGTCATTAATGTGTCTCATTGGCTTTTCATAATTTGGACTTACTTATATCTTATTAAAACATGTGTGAGGTCCAGAGAGGACAGAGTAAAGTTTATGCAGACCTGTGTGCCCCATCTGACTTCTGTGATCATAAATTTCACTGTAATGGTTTTTGATTCGATGTACTTGCGCTTTGGCTCCAGAGATTTACCCCAAAGCCTCCAAAACTTCATCACTCTTGAATTTCTCATCATCCCTCCAGTTATAAATCCTCTCATGTATGGATTTAAACTCACCAAAATACGACACAGAATCTtgagtttaatttatttgaaaggGAAATGATTTCCATTAAGGTTAGATTTccttatttaaaataattcaaaaatattcaaaacttGTCTAAGGCAAACATATATTTGGACTAGACTAATTTTACTAATATTCTTTGTTATATTTGTCATAATAGGACACATATTTGTCATATATGTCATATTTGCTCAATCCAGCACGAAcgttaaatgaaaacaacatttttttcatgtttttgactAAGAATTTCATTTTAAGTACTGTTGTAAAATTCATCTATATACCATTCAGAAATCATCACAAATTGACATTTCATCTCCTTGCCTTGCTGTGTCTTCATGTTCAAGGTATATTAGCTGATATATGTGCAAGTTGATTAAACAGGTTTATTTCAAAGTGTTTTAGgtttaaagtaaacaaaatatTGTATGAAATATTCTGTTGTAAAGGGCTGGTTAGTGCAGGCATCCCTGTGTGTTACATCTCAGTTCATCACAAAGGTCAGTTAAcaatgcttattttttttttttcctataaacACGTTACATGTATAAATATAAGGATCAGTGTTATTAGGCTGTATTTTTTCAgtagtatttatatatatagtttttttttattattattttggaaaaatagtaatagtaattGAACTGTTACCTacttttatttggctttttttttgtttttaaatttatatgtAAATTTCTCTCTGTACATTAATTAATGACACCATAATTCTGTACTTTTTGAAATCTGATCATATATCCCCATTGCTTGACATACTTTAGTACTTActactttaaaaattaaagttttgtttAGCATATCAAGCATAAaattgtgctgttgttgtttgaaGTTTTTCAATCCCAtagcataaaattaaaaaataaaaaaaacaacaaaaaacaatgcaatAATAGTATTTTAACAGTAACTCCCTTCTCTTCTATTCCTTCCTCGCCTTAACTAGGAAGGAGGCTCTCTCAGCTGGTGTGTTTCTCCAGGCTAACACCTTTCTGCCTTTTCTCCATCAATGTCCTGCTAACATCAAGACTCAAGTTGTGTGATATAAACAttctgtcacggctgccgaggcgagccatGTGGTATTGAtgggagaaaggacccaaatcGCAGGCAGTAGATGATAATGC
This genomic window from Astatotilapia calliptera chromosome 16, fAstCal1.2, whole genome shotgun sequence contains:
- the LOC113008196 gene encoding olfactory receptor 6F1-like translates to MCSLIMDNVSIVRIFILSGFNETMNYRVPLLLTTLLYYCVILFINISLVLLIVLDESLHEPMYILLSSFCINALYGTTGFYPKFLSDLLSSSHRISYEGCLLQAFIMYSFACCDLSILAVMAFDRYLAICRPLHYHSFMTKRRLSQLVCFSWLTPFCVFAINVVLTARLKLCGIKIQRALCLNWLIVQLACPEADTFSNNISAYVILVINVSHWLFIIWTYLYLIKTCVRSREDRVKFMQTCVPHLTSVIINFTVMVFDSMYLRFGSRDLPQSLQNFITLEFLIIPPVINPLMYGFKLTKIRHRILSLIYLKGK